A genome region from Chlorogloeopsis sp. ULAP01 includes the following:
- a CDS encoding alpha-galactosidase has protein sequence MLKLEENSLKIFLTSPKLPVSRLCLRWQTEFPEQSRFLGDSWERSYGELEWRGLFPERVMPWYMLIYDGKLTHGLGVKTRSRSFCFWQTDAEGVSLWLDVRCGSVGVQLGTRTLEAATVVFRRGEEGETPFQAAQAFCQQLCTSPRLPSHPVYGGNNWYHAYGKSSATQILDEAKLISDLSANPDNRPYMVIDDGWQICREPGNGGPWCMGNAKFPDMAALASQIQAVGAKPGLWFRPLLTAEYVPQEWKLGVQRQSHLGIEYPLDPSQPEVLELIRNDMQRFLDLGYQLIKHDFTAWDIFGRWGRQTWVKPLGAELTDDGWAFSDRSRTTAEIILELYQALRESAGDAILIGCNTVNHLGAGFFELQRIGDDTSGLEWERTRRMGINSLAFRIPQHQAFHAVDADCVGLTPLVPWEKNQEWLTLVAQSGTPLFVSANPASIKVEQRQALERAFTFAAKELPPAEPLDWLYNTCPRRWKLNGEEVTFNWFDTTGAWVFTDL, from the coding sequence TTGCTGAAATTGGAGGAAAATAGCTTAAAAATTTTCCTAACAAGTCCTAAACTTCCAGTTTCTCGCCTTTGTTTACGCTGGCAAACAGAATTTCCCGAACAATCTCGCTTTCTAGGAGATAGTTGGGAACGCAGTTATGGAGAACTAGAATGGCGAGGACTTTTCCCAGAGCGCGTCATGCCCTGGTATATGTTGATTTATGATGGCAAATTAACGCATGGATTGGGAGTAAAAACGCGATCGCGTTCTTTTTGTTTCTGGCAGACAGATGCAGAAGGAGTGAGTTTATGGTTAGATGTGCGCTGTGGTAGTGTAGGCGTTCAACTGGGAACTCGAACTCTAGAGGCAGCAACTGTCGTATTTAGAAGAGGAGAAGAAGGTGAAACTCCTTTTCAGGCAGCGCAGGCATTTTGTCAACAGTTGTGTACATCTCCCAGGCTGCCATCTCACCCTGTATATGGAGGAAATAACTGGTATCACGCCTACGGTAAAAGTTCAGCTACTCAGATTCTCGATGAAGCCAAACTAATTAGCGATTTATCTGCAAATCCAGATAATCGCCCATACATGGTTATTGATGACGGATGGCAAATCTGTCGAGAACCAGGTAATGGCGGCCCTTGGTGTATGGGAAATGCTAAATTTCCAGATATGGCAGCCTTAGCGTCACAAATTCAGGCAGTTGGTGCTAAACCAGGGCTGTGGTTTCGTCCTCTATTGACAGCAGAGTACGTGCCGCAAGAATGGAAGTTAGGAGTTCAGCGTCAAAGTCATTTGGGAATAGAATATCCCCTCGATCCTTCCCAACCAGAGGTATTGGAATTAATACGCAATGATATGCAGCGTTTTCTGGACTTGGGATATCAACTTATTAAACATGATTTTACAGCTTGGGATATTTTCGGACGCTGGGGACGGCAAACTTGGGTAAAACCTTTGGGAGCAGAATTGACTGATGATGGATGGGCATTTAGCGATCGCTCTCGTACCACAGCAGAAATAATTTTGGAACTGTACCAGGCATTACGTGAGAGCGCAGGAGATGCAATCCTCATCGGCTGTAATACAGTTAATCATTTAGGTGCAGGTTTTTTTGAACTCCAACGCATTGGAGATGATACAAGTGGTTTGGAGTGGGAACGAACTCGTCGCATGGGAATCAACTCCTTAGCATTTCGCATTCCTCAACATCAGGCATTTCATGCTGTAGATGCTGATTGTGTAGGGTTAACTCCCTTAGTACCGTGGGAAAAAAATCAAGAGTGGTTGACACTTGTTGCTCAAAGTGGAACTCCCCTCTTTGTCTCCGCAAATCCCGCTTCTATTAAAGTTGAACAACGTCAAGCCTTAGAGAGAGCTTTTACATTTGCTGCTAAGGAATTACCCCCAGCAGAACCCCTTGATTGGTTGTACAACACCTGCCCCCGACGCTGGAAACTCAATGGAGAAGAAGTGACATTTAATTGGTTTGATACAACAGGAGCCTGGGTTTTTACAGATTTGTAA
- a CDS encoding DICT sensory domain-containing protein produces MKSANSLLQDLLQTLPHLRPQIYFKASLTALSHAMEDLVLVGKDQPLVIANFQQERFYRQESRRYQRIAQRTNQIYVLAARESDFAAVSAPYFTIPLAPEDDLAQEWHLIIIGKKYAACIVALEFASPIDAAALDQARQFKGIWTFDRQISMVAAGLLLDKILVYRPELAAAIKRSQKRYGLSPTASFGVASDRILEIDARLFTDRLVTYLQSSQYKQLKAYRTITKKERNERLINLITAAIRSSLKPEEVFQITVRELGQLFSPCRCLLYPYQVSEVVAPIEYEWVAFDFPAMKGENWSLATHPLFQAALVGDRSVVITDTTKDLGIRADSKLSSQLQRWQIRSCLLVPIRYQETWLGILELHHCGESAYVWSDSEQAVVEAIATSVGVALIQAQAYRNLETLNQQLAALERTQSNLIAIVGHELRTPLSTIQICLESLATEGEMPPEMQQSMLQTALTDLERMRRLIQDFLTLSRLEAGSMRWQLEPISLQVSLDLVLGSLKERLSVQPLPQIFLELPPELPLVQADGEGLIEVLTKLLDNACKFTKPDGRVTIRAQVLNPEIDSVTSVSSQRKPKLQKMLEIIIADTGRGIEPNQLEAIFQRFYQEEGFLRRTIGGTGLGLAICRQIIQKLGGEVWATSGGKNQGSEFHFTLAIA; encoded by the coding sequence ATGAAGAGTGCCAATTCCCTATTGCAGGATTTACTTCAAACTCTACCGCATCTACGTCCTCAGATTTATTTCAAGGCTTCCCTGACAGCACTTTCTCACGCAATGGAAGACTTGGTGCTGGTAGGGAAAGATCAACCTTTGGTAATTGCTAACTTTCAGCAAGAGCGCTTCTATCGTCAGGAGAGCCGTCGCTATCAGCGAATTGCCCAGCGTACAAATCAGATTTATGTCTTAGCTGCACGAGAGTCTGATTTTGCAGCAGTTTCAGCTCCCTATTTCACCATTCCCCTCGCTCCAGAAGATGATTTAGCACAGGAATGGCATTTGATTATTATTGGTAAAAAGTATGCTGCCTGTATAGTTGCCCTTGAATTCGCTTCGCCAATAGATGCAGCAGCACTGGATCAAGCAAGGCAATTTAAAGGAATTTGGACTTTTGATCGTCAGATTAGTATGGTTGCAGCTGGGCTGTTACTGGATAAAATTTTAGTATATCGCCCAGAATTGGCTGCTGCTATCAAGCGATCGCAAAAGCGCTACGGTTTATCTCCTACAGCTTCATTTGGTGTAGCAAGCGATCGCATACTAGAAATTGATGCCAGATTATTTACTGATCGCCTGGTAACCTATTTGCAATCTAGCCAATATAAACAACTCAAAGCCTATCGCACCATTACGAAAAAAGAGCGCAATGAACGCTTAATTAATTTGATCACCGCCGCTATCCGCAGTTCTTTAAAACCAGAAGAAGTTTTCCAAATTACAGTTAGAGAATTGGGGCAGTTATTTAGCCCTTGTCGTTGTTTACTTTACCCATATCAAGTGAGTGAAGTGGTAGCGCCGATTGAGTATGAATGGGTAGCCTTTGATTTTCCGGCGATGAAAGGCGAAAATTGGTCATTGGCAACTCATCCACTGTTTCAAGCTGCTTTAGTTGGCGATCGCTCAGTTGTTATCACCGACACTACAAAAGATTTGGGTATACGAGCAGATTCAAAATTAAGCTCTCAACTACAGCGTTGGCAGATTCGCTCGTGCTTGCTGGTGCCAATTCGCTATCAAGAAACCTGGTTGGGAATATTGGAATTGCACCATTGTGGTGAGTCTGCCTATGTTTGGAGTGATTCTGAGCAGGCTGTGGTAGAAGCGATCGCTACCTCTGTGGGAGTTGCCCTCATCCAAGCTCAAGCTTACCGTAACCTAGAAACTCTTAACCAGCAACTAGCAGCACTAGAACGTACCCAAAGCAACCTTATAGCGATCGTAGGACATGAATTGCGAACTCCCCTGTCTACGATCCAAATTTGTTTGGAGAGTTTAGCTACTGAAGGGGAAATGCCACCAGAAATGCAGCAGTCTATGCTGCAAACTGCTTTAACCGATTTAGAAAGAATGCGGCGGTTGATCCAAGATTTTCTTACCCTCTCTCGTTTAGAAGCAGGCTCGATGCGCTGGCAGCTAGAGCCAATTTCTCTACAGGTAAGTTTAGATCTAGTTTTAGGTAGCCTCAAAGAACGTTTATCAGTGCAGCCTCTACCTCAAATTTTTCTGGAGTTACCACCGGAATTACCCTTGGTACAAGCGGATGGCGAAGGATTGATAGAAGTATTGACAAAGCTTTTGGATAATGCTTGCAAATTTACCAAACCCGATGGCAGAGTCACGATTCGCGCCCAAGTTTTAAATCCTGAAATAGATTCAGTTACTTCTGTTTCTTCCCAAAGAAAGCCGAAGCTACAGAAAATGTTAGAAATCATTATTGCAGATACAGGTCGGGGAATTGAGCCAAATCAGCTCGAAGCCATTTTTCAACGTTTTTATCAAGAAGAAGGTTTTCTGCGGCGTACTATTGGCGGTACTGGATTGGGTTTGGCAATTTGTCGCCAAATTATTCAAAAGCTAGGGGGAGAGGTTTGGGCAACTTCTGGGGGTAAAAATCAGGGTAGCGAGTTTCATTTTACGTTGGCGATCGCTTAG
- a CDS encoding acetate kinase, with product MKILVLNAGSSSQKSCLYEITSEALPQEPLQPLWEGKVDWTHHQGVAEIEVKTATGESLQAQISAESRPQVIAYLLDTLYKGSTQVINELSEINVVGHRVVHGGQEYRESVVITEDVKDAIARLCSLAPAHNPANLEGIEAVEQLLGDIPQIAVFDTAFHSNMPDAAAIYPGPYEWVEQGIRRYGFHGISHQYCAQRAAQILGRDLASLRIITCHLGNGCSLAAVKNGRSIDTTMGFTPLDGLMMGSRSGAVDPGILIHLLRQDGYTVDKLDKILNKNSGLQGISGVSSDMRRIRSSIAQGNSRAQLAWDIYVHRLQSYIGAMIASLRGLDVLVFTAGVGENAADIRAGACEAFEFLGLKLDSQKNIGNPVDSNIAAPDSTVRVLVIHTQEDWAIATECWQLLM from the coding sequence ATGAAAATACTGGTACTAAATGCCGGATCGAGTAGCCAAAAAAGTTGTCTGTACGAGATCACAAGTGAAGCTCTACCTCAAGAACCACTCCAACCTCTTTGGGAAGGGAAGGTAGATTGGACTCATCATCAAGGCGTTGCAGAAATTGAGGTTAAAACCGCTACTGGAGAATCGTTGCAAGCCCAAATCTCGGCAGAGTCTCGTCCTCAAGTTATTGCCTATCTACTCGATACTCTATACAAAGGTTCTACCCAAGTCATTAATGAACTGTCAGAAATTAATGTGGTAGGACATCGTGTGGTACATGGTGGACAAGAATACCGTGAAAGTGTAGTAATTACTGAAGATGTCAAAGATGCGATCGCTCGTCTTTGCAGTCTTGCACCTGCCCACAATCCCGCAAATTTGGAAGGCATTGAGGCAGTAGAGCAACTGTTGGGAGATATCCCCCAGATAGCAGTTTTTGATACCGCTTTTCATAGCAATATGCCCGATGCAGCAGCAATCTATCCCGGCCCCTACGAGTGGGTAGAGCAAGGTATCCGTCGCTACGGTTTTCACGGTATTAGCCATCAGTATTGCGCTCAACGGGCGGCTCAAATTCTCGGTCGAGATTTAGCTTCTCTAAGAATAATCACTTGCCATCTTGGTAATGGTTGCTCTCTGGCAGCAGTTAAAAACGGTCGCAGCATAGATACGACAATGGGCTTCACCCCGCTAGATGGACTGATGATGGGCAGTCGTTCGGGTGCTGTTGATCCTGGTATTCTCATCCACTTATTGCGCCAAGATGGTTATACTGTTGATAAGTTAGATAAAATTTTAAACAAAAATTCTGGTTTACAAGGAATTTCAGGGGTGTCTAGTGATATGCGACGAATTCGCTCTAGCATCGCTCAAGGTAATTCTCGCGCTCAACTAGCTTGGGATATATACGTACATCGCTTGCAATCCTATATTGGTGCGATGATCGCGAGTTTGCGAGGACTAGATGTTTTAGTATTTACAGCTGGTGTAGGTGAAAATGCTGCTGATATTCGCGCTGGGGCTTGTGAAGCTTTTGAATTTTTGGGATTGAAACTCGATTCGCAAAAAAATATCGGCAATCCAGTAGACTCAAATATTGCCGCCCCTGACTCAACGGTGCGAGTATTGGTAATTCATACCCAAGAAGATTGGGCGATCGCAACTGAATGTTGGCAATTACTGATGTAG
- a CDS encoding TspO/MBR family protein → MKARWIIVAVSAALFFGGSLFTSLRDPWFQSLERPDWLTFEFIIPFVWFVIWSCTTISAILVWDQSSKRFRPWFLMAMYAAIAILTSAYSPIVVELRSLFGGMIVGGLATILVYILAFLVKPISRTASWLFLPYALWGPFGTYLTWVLIQLNPGVGK, encoded by the coding sequence GTGAAAGCTAGATGGATTATTGTCGCAGTCTCAGCAGCGCTGTTTTTTGGCGGCAGCCTGTTTACATCTTTACGCGATCCCTGGTTTCAGAGCTTGGAACGCCCAGACTGGTTGACATTTGAGTTTATCATCCCGTTTGTCTGGTTTGTGATTTGGAGTTGTACTACAATTTCTGCAATATTAGTGTGGGATCAAAGCTCAAAAAGATTTCGTCCTTGGTTTTTGATGGCGATGTATGCAGCGATCGCTATTTTGACTTCAGCATATAGTCCGATTGTGGTTGAACTTCGCAGCCTTTTTGGTGGAATGATTGTTGGTGGCTTGGCAACAATTCTTGTTTACATTTTGGCATTTTTGGTTAAACCAATTTCCAGAACAGCTTCTTGGTTATTTTTACCTTACGCTCTTTGGGGGCCATTTGGTACTTATTTGACTTGGGTATTGATTCAACTTAATCCCGGCGTAGGCAAATAA
- a CDS encoding tetratricopeptide repeat protein, with the protein MPYFARILSYYRLVITGMIATSILSTAGFYTWRNLPNNDIVVLLANFEGSGLKHKNYRVTKNIFDSLDDATRGFPGVKIQYLNKTITGQKDARDEGKKHKATIVIWGDYGATDVAVQLSAHFEVLPSLKELPKIKRLEKTADVSELKSFKLQTSVSNEMIYLSLVTIGIIRYKASDLDKAIASFNDALKIKKSVLTLDKSIVYFYKGNAYAQKKYYNSAIADYNQAINLDSSLINAYYNRGLTYYYKKEYARAISDYNQVIKIDPNIAEVYKNRGLVYAEKKNYDLAIADYNQALRLDPNLVNAYNNRGVAYYYKQDYRRAITDYNQALKLDPHDAKAYNNRGNIYYSKKDYERAIADYSQAIKLDPNLAEAYKNRGLAYADKKDYEHAVADYNQAIQLDPNLAETEKKQDLSYVDPAAQKSNNKSSTDNNKALNVDSDDAKAYKKRGNTYYRQKDYDRAIADYNQALNLDPKDAKVYKNRGNAYYYKKDYSRAISDYTQVLKINPYDAEAYNNLGLVHADKKNYNHAIANYNQAIKLNPNLAEAYNNRGNAYYYKKDYNRAIADYNQALKLDSGLIKAYYNRGQAYYYKKDYNRAITNYNQVIELDPDDAKVYYNRGLAYYHKKDYDRAIANYNQAIKLDPNDAKVYYNRGLAYYYKKDYDHAIADYNQALKLDPYDAKAYNNRGNAYYPKKDYDRAIADYNQALKLDPNLVEAYNNRGNAYYPKKDYDRAIADYDQALRLNPNLAEVYGNRCQVYLRKGEYDRAISDCNQALMLNPNLSDAYYNRGIAYKNKGSKDEAIKDFKKVLELDSEQELHQKAEKQLQEIGSR; encoded by the coding sequence ATGCCCTATTTTGCACGAATTTTGTCTTATTATCGCTTAGTCATTACTGGCATGATTGCTACTTCCATCTTGAGTACTGCTGGGTTTTATACGTGGCGAAATTTACCGAACAATGACATTGTTGTTCTACTTGCTAACTTTGAAGGTTCGGGTTTAAAACATAAAAATTACCGTGTGACTAAAAATATTTTTGATAGTTTAGATGATGCTACTAGAGGCTTTCCTGGTGTTAAAATCCAATATTTAAATAAAACTATCACAGGACAAAAGGATGCTCGTGATGAGGGTAAAAAACATAAGGCAACTATTGTGATCTGGGGTGATTATGGAGCGACAGATGTCGCCGTACAGTTGAGCGCCCATTTTGAAGTTTTACCTTCTCTCAAAGAATTACCTAAAATCAAACGACTAGAGAAAACCGCAGATGTATCAGAATTAAAAAGTTTTAAATTGCAAACTAGCGTCTCCAATGAAATGATTTATTTAAGCCTTGTTACAATCGGAATCATCCGCTACAAAGCCAGTGATTTAGATAAGGCTATTGCTAGTTTCAATGATGCGCTAAAAATTAAAAAATCTGTTCTCACTTTGGATAAGAGCATAGTTTATTTCTATAAAGGAAATGCCTATGCTCAAAAGAAATACTATAATAGTGCTATTGCTGACTATAATCAAGCCATTAATTTAGACTCTAGTTTAATTAATGCTTACTATAATCGAGGGCTAACTTACTATTATAAGAAAGAGTATGCTCGTGCTATTTCTGACTATAACCAAGTTATTAAAATTGACCCTAATATAGCAGAGGTTTATAAAAATCGGGGATTGGTCTACGCTGAGAAAAAAAATTATGATCTCGCCATTGCTGACTACAATCAAGCCCTAAGGCTTGATCCTAATTTAGTGAATGCTTACAATAATCGAGGGGTTGCTTATTACTACAAACAAGATTATAGGCGTGCTATCACTGACTATAATCAAGCTCTTAAACTAGATCCTCATGATGCTAAAGCGTATAACAATAGAGGTAATATTTACTACTCTAAAAAAGACTATGAGCGCGCTATTGCTGACTATAGCCAAGCTATTAAACTTGACCCTAATTTAGCAGAAGCTTATAAAAATCGGGGGCTGGCTTACGCCGACAAAAAAGATTACGAACACGCTGTTGCTGACTACAACCAAGCCATTCAACTTGATCCCAATTTAGCAGAGACTGAAAAAAAACAGGATCTATCTTATGTTGATCCAGCTGCCCAAAAGAGTAATAACAAATCCTCTACCGATAACAACAAAGCTCTCAATGTTGATTCCGATGATGCAAAAGCTTATAAAAAGCGAGGCAATACTTATTATCGCCAAAAAGATTATGATCGCGCTATTGCTGACTATAACCAAGCTCTTAACCTAGATCCTAAGGATGCTAAAGTTTATAAGAATAGAGGAAATGCTTATTACTACAAAAAAGACTATAGTCGCGCTATTTCTGACTACACTCAAGTTCTAAAAATTAATCCCTATGATGCTGAGGCTTACAACAATCTGGGATTAGTACATGCTGATAAAAAAAACTACAATCATGCTATTGCTAACTACAACCAGGCTATTAAACTTAATCCTAATCTAGCCGAAGCTTATAACAATAGAGGCAATGCTTACTACTACAAAAAAGACTATAATCGTGCCATTGCTGACTATAACCAAGCTCTCAAACTTGATTCTGGCTTAATTAAAGCCTATTACAATCGCGGACAAGCTTACTACTACAAAAAAGACTATAACCGCGCCATTACAAATTACAATCAAGTAATTGAACTTGATCCAGATGATGCCAAAGTTTACTATAATCGTGGACTAGCTTACTACCACAAAAAAGACTACGATCGCGCCATTGCAAATTACAACCAAGCCATTAAACTCGACCCAAATGATGCTAAAGTTTACTATAATCGAGGGTTAGCCTACTACTACAAAAAAGACTACGATCACGCCATTGCTGACTATAACCAAGCCCTCAAACTCGATCCTTATGATGCCAAAGCTTACAACAATCGAGGGAATGCTTACTATCCCAAAAAAGACTATGATCGCGCCATTGCCGACTATAACCAAGCCCTCAAACTCGATCCTAATCTAGTCGAAGCTTACAACAATCGAGGGAATGCTTACTATCCCAAAAAAGACTACGATCGCGCCATTGCTGACTACGATCAAGCCCTTAGGCTCAACCCTAATCTAGCTGAAGTGTACGGCAACCGATGCCAAGTATACCTTAGAAAAGGCGAGTATGATCGCGCCATTAGTGACTGTAATCAAGCTCTCATGCTTAATCCTAATCTCTCTGATGCTTACTACAACCGAGGAATTGCTTACAAAAATAAAGGTAGCAAAGACGAGGCTATCAAAGACTTCAAAAAAGTCTTGGAACTAGATAGCGAGCAAGAGTTACATCAAAAAGCTGAAAAACAACTTCAAGAGATAGGCTCTAGATAG
- a CDS encoding NIL domain-containing protein: MKKRVTLTFPKRAIQMPVTYRLAKDFNVAANIIRAQVAPNQIGKLVVELSGDIDQLDAAIEWMRSQNISVSHTLGEIAIDENLCVHCGLCTGVCPTEALTLNPESYKLTFTRSRCIVCEQCIPTCPVQAISTNI; the protein is encoded by the coding sequence GTGAAAAAACGAGTTACCCTCACTTTTCCTAAACGTGCCATTCAAATGCCAGTTACTTATCGACTGGCAAAAGATTTTAATGTTGCAGCTAATATCATCCGCGCCCAAGTGGCACCGAACCAAATTGGCAAGCTAGTTGTGGAACTTTCCGGAGATATAGATCAGCTAGATGCTGCGATTGAGTGGATGCGATCACAAAATATCAGTGTTTCCCACACATTAGGGGAAATTGCCATCGACGAAAATTTGTGTGTGCATTGTGGGTTATGTACAGGAGTCTGTCCTACTGAAGCGTTAACCCTCAACCCAGAAAGCTATAAATTGACATTTACGCGATCGCGCTGCATAGTCTGCGAACAATGTATTCCGACGTGTCCTGTGCAAGCAATTTCCACGAATATTTGA
- a CDS encoding DUF3110 domain-containing protein, whose product MITPMRVFVLIFNAGTENEGIHTIRVSDRNKILMFESEDDALRFALMLEAQDFPTPTVEAIDAEEIKEFCQSADYDWEIIPENSALIVPPEVNVEETDWKPDAEESVPEKQESQQQPEFSDSELESIRRRLEGLL is encoded by the coding sequence ATGATTACACCCATGCGTGTTTTTGTGTTAATTTTTAATGCTGGTACAGAAAATGAGGGAATTCACACAATTCGAGTCAGCGATCGCAACAAAATTCTCATGTTTGAATCAGAAGACGATGCCCTGCGTTTTGCTTTGATGCTGGAAGCTCAGGATTTCCCCACACCGACAGTAGAGGCAATAGATGCGGAAGAAATTAAGGAATTTTGCCAAAGTGCTGACTATGATTGGGAAATTATCCCAGAAAACAGCGCATTAATAGTTCCTCCAGAAGTAAATGTTGAAGAAACTGATTGGAAACCAGACGCAGAGGAATCTGTGCCTGAAAAACAAGAATCACAACAACAGCCAGAATTCTCTGATTCTGAACTGGAAAGTATACGTCGCAGATTGGAGGGATTGTTGTAG
- a CDS encoding pentapeptide repeat-containing protein: MDADDILKHHSAGNKDFLQVSLRQLNLSEICLAGINLGQADLSGTNLSGASLYRANLSEAILEQAILWRVDLTEALLIWACLSKACLIRATLTKADLHRAILTEADLRLADLRYADLSNTHLEGADLRYADLTGANLAGANLSKADLTGANLSKADLYNVSMTKAILSRTDLRNTDLSCINLGDVDLRDANLGKTFSPESILHRAG, encoded by the coding sequence ATGGATGCTGATGACATTCTCAAACACCATAGTGCAGGCAACAAGGATTTTTTACAGGTCAGCTTGCGACAATTAAACTTGAGTGAAATCTGTTTAGCTGGGATAAACCTGGGGCAGGCAGACTTGAGTGGAACTAATCTATCTGGAGCTTCTTTGTATCGAGCCAATTTAAGTGAGGCAATTCTGGAGCAAGCAATTTTATGGAGAGTTGACTTAACAGAGGCTTTGTTAATTTGGGCTTGTTTGAGCAAAGCTTGTTTAATTCGAGCAACCCTCACCAAAGCGGATTTGCACAGAGCGATTTTAACTGAAGCTGATCTGCGGCTAGCTGATCTGCGTTATGCCGATCTGAGTAATACACATCTCGAAGGTGCGGATTTACGCTATGCGGATCTTACTGGTGCCAATCTAGCAGGAGCAAATTTGAGTAAGGCAGATTTGACTGGAGCAAATTTGAGTAAGGCAGATTTGTACAATGTCAGCATGACAAAGGCTATTTTGTCAAGAACTGATTTACGCAATACAGACTTAAGTTGCATCAATTTGGGTGATGTGGATCTGCGTGATGCCAATTTGGGTAAAACTTTTTCGCCAGAATCAATTTTGCACAGAGCAGGCTGA
- the murQ gene encoding N-acetylmuramic acid 6-phosphate etherase, translated as MTNLQERGHLLTEQVNSNSLNLDQLSTLELVELFNNEDQKAVAAVAAARVDLAEAIERTAECLRQGGRLFYVGAGTSGRLGVLDSAECPPTFCTPPELVQGIIAGGAGALVRSSEDLEDRSQDGEAAIQQRQVTQLDVVVGITAGGTTPFVHGAINAARQRGATTIFIACVPVEQVSVEVDVDIRLLTGAEILAGSTRLKAGTATKLALNILSTGVMVRLGKVYGNRMVDVAVTNQKLRDRALRILQDLTGLSREASGFLLERSGKWVKLALLMHWTGLEKEAGLKLLSEYQGNLRAAVSSQKNNSLS; from the coding sequence ATGACGAATTTGCAGGAGCGCGGGCATCTTTTAACAGAGCAGGTTAATTCAAATAGTCTTAATTTAGACCAGCTCAGTACTTTAGAATTGGTAGAACTTTTTAATAATGAAGATCAAAAAGCAGTAGCTGCGGTGGCAGCAGCTAGAGTTGATTTGGCGGAGGCAATTGAACGTACTGCTGAGTGTTTGCGCCAGGGAGGGCGTTTGTTTTATGTTGGTGCAGGCACAAGTGGTAGACTGGGGGTACTAGATTCTGCTGAGTGTCCACCTACTTTTTGTACGCCTCCAGAACTAGTACAAGGAATTATTGCTGGTGGTGCTGGCGCGTTGGTGCGCAGTTCTGAAGACTTAGAGGATCGCTCTCAAGATGGAGAGGCTGCGATTCAACAACGTCAAGTGACACAACTAGATGTAGTAGTTGGCATTACGGCTGGTGGTACAACACCTTTTGTTCACGGTGCAATTAATGCTGCTCGTCAAAGGGGAGCTACTACTATTTTTATTGCCTGCGTACCAGTCGAACAGGTAAGCGTGGAAGTAGATGTTGACATCCGCTTGTTAACCGGGGCAGAAATATTAGCTGGTTCTACTCGCCTCAAAGCAGGTACGGCAACAAAGCTAGCTTTAAATATCCTTTCTACAGGTGTGATGGTACGTTTGGGTAAAGTTTATGGCAATCGCATGGTAGATGTAGCAGTTACTAATCAAAAATTACGCGATCGCGCTTTACGAATTTTGCAAGACTTAACAGGTTTAAGTCGTGAGGCATCTGGGTTTTTACTAGAACGAAGCGGTAAATGGGTTAAATTAGCACTGTTAATGCATTGGACTGGTTTGGAAAAAGAGGCAGGCTTAAAGTTGCTTTCAGAATATCAAGGTAATTTGAGAGCGGCAGTTTCTAGTCAAAAAAATAACAGTCTGTCTTAG
- a CDS encoding helix-turn-helix domain-containing protein: protein MLNRGISTLEAARRLGIDLSQMHQILHSGQLPTRRRNGQRVITEGAVQEYQARKRLVCRHQDWFE, encoded by the coding sequence ATGCTTAATCGCGGAATTTCAACTTTGGAAGCAGCCAGGCGTTTAGGTATAGATCTAAGCCAAATGCACCAAATTTTACACTCAGGACAACTTCCTACTCGCAGACGAAACGGACAACGAGTTATTACTGAAGGTGCTGTGCAGGAATATCAAGCCAGAAAACGGCTTGTTTGTCGCCATCAAGATTGGTTTGAGTAG